A genomic region of Microtus ochrogaster isolate Prairie Vole_2 chromosome 15, MicOch1.0, whole genome shotgun sequence contains the following coding sequences:
- the LOC101992124 gene encoding apolipoprotein L6-like, with translation MAFLLRELKTKTPEVKHRNLIEKVKDASREKERFLEVYPQMKRELEESIRKLHALADMIDKVYRGYTITQVLASSTGAVSGFLTILGLALAPVSAGFSVGLSATGLGLGAAAAVMSVSATIVEKVSMVFVEAEASELLPRNKDTEENIQDSLKEITTRLVSVSKKFVNTVDDIKKNIDAIKLTKANPCLANKAKRLMTTGKLSAKSTKQVMKAFGGTALAMTKRARIMGAATAGHSLALDIVSIVKDTKHLQEGAKAEFGAKLRQQARDLEQKLQELIRVHDSLTQ, from the coding sequence GAAAGTGAAAGATGCGTCACGTGAGAAGGAAAGGTTTCTGGAAGTTTATCCTCAGATGAAACGGGAGCTTGAGGAGAGCATCAGGAAGCTCCACGCCCTTGCAGACATGATTGACAAGGTTTATAGGGGCTACACCATCACGCAAGTGCTGGCCAGCTCCACCGGTGCTGTGTCTGGGTTCCTGACAATCCTTGGTCTCGCTCTGGCACCTGTGTCAGCAGGATTCAGTGTGGGACTTTCAGCCACAGGCTTGGGGCTTGGGGCAGCAGCGGCTGTGATGAGTGTTTCCGCAACCATTGTGGAAAAGGTAAGCATGGTGTTTGTGGAAGCTGAAGCCAGCGAGCTTCTGCCAAGAAACAAAGACACTGAGGAGAACATACAAGATTCTTTGAAGGAGATCACCACCAGGCTTGTTTCTGTATCTAAGAAATTTGTTAACACTGTGGATGACATAAAGAAGAACATTGATGCCATCAAGCTGACCAAAGCCAACCCTTGCCTAGCAAATAAAGCTAAGCGTCTAATGACTACAGGGAAGCTGTCAGCCAAAAGCACTAAACAGGTAATGAAAGCCTTTGGAGGCACTGCTCTGGCAATGACCAAAAGAGCCCGGATCATGGGTGCAGCCACTGCAGGTCACTCCCTAGCGCTAGATATAGTCAGCATCGTAAAAGACACAAAGCATTTGCAGGAGGGTGCAAAGGCAGAGTTTGGTGCAAAGCTGCGGCAGCAGGCTCGGGATCTAGAGCAGAAGTTGCAGGAGCTCATCCGGGTTCATGACAGCCTGACTCAGTGA